Proteins from a genomic interval of Triplophysa dalaica isolate WHDGS20190420 chromosome 13, ASM1584641v1, whole genome shotgun sequence:
- the LOC130434478 gene encoding plasminogen-like isoform X2 codes for MEVQKADLLFCLFLFSVFLTDYTESTEDCMHCRGDDYRGNISITESGHTCQRWDFDPIRRFKPSAYPEENLEDNYCRNPDGELRPWCYSSNPSERWEYCSIPKCRTEPSTIVPELTCITGDGSSYRGTVSVTRSGKTCQSWTSQTPHTHTRTEENYPCKGLVENYCRNPDNDRMPWCFTTDPKTRFEHCNVPKCDDQPKSGLY; via the exons ATGGAGGTTCAAAAAGcagatcttttattttgtcttttcctcTTCTCTG TTTTCCTAACGGACTACACTGAAAGTACAG AAGATTGTATGCACTGCAGAGGAGACGACTACAGAGGCAACATCTCCATCACTGAGAGTGGACACACCTGCCAACGCTGGGACTTTGATCCAATACGTCGGTTCAAACCGTCAGC ATACCCTGAGGAGAACTTGGAGGATAACTATTGCAGGAACCCTGATGGAGAGCTCAGGCCCTGGTGCTATTCCTCAAATCCATCCGAACGCTGGGAGTACTGCTCTATTCCTAAATGTA GAACTGAACCGTCCACAATTGTACCAGAGCTCACCTGTATTACTGGAGATGGAAGCTCTTACAGGGGAACTGTTTCTGTTACCAGATCAGGGAAAACTTGCCAGAGCTGGACATCTCAAACACCTCACACGCATACTAGAACTGAAGAAAACTACCCCTGCAA AGGTCTTGTAGAGAACTACTGCAGGAACCCTGATAATGACAGAATGCCCTGGTGTTTCACCACAGACCCCAAGACCCGCTTTGAACACTGCAATGTGCCCAAATGTGATGACCAACCTAAATCTGGTCTGTAttaa
- the LOC130434478 gene encoding plasminogen-like isoform X1: protein MEVQKADLLFCLFLFSVFLTDYTESTAAEDCMHCRGDDYRGNISITESGHTCQRWDFDPIRRFKPSAYPEENLEDNYCRNPDGELRPWCYSSNPSERWEYCSIPKCRTEPSTIVPELTCITGDGSSYRGTVSVTRSGKTCQSWTSQTPHTHTRTEENYPCKGLVENYCRNPDNDRMPWCFTTDPKTRFEHCNVPKCDDQPKSGLY from the exons ATGGAGGTTCAAAAAGcagatcttttattttgtcttttcctcTTCTCTG TTTTCCTAACGGACTACACTGAAAGTACAG CTGCAGAAGATTGTATGCACTGCAGAGGAGACGACTACAGAGGCAACATCTCCATCACTGAGAGTGGACACACCTGCCAACGCTGGGACTTTGATCCAATACGTCGGTTCAAACCGTCAGC ATACCCTGAGGAGAACTTGGAGGATAACTATTGCAGGAACCCTGATGGAGAGCTCAGGCCCTGGTGCTATTCCTCAAATCCATCCGAACGCTGGGAGTACTGCTCTATTCCTAAATGTA GAACTGAACCGTCCACAATTGTACCAGAGCTCACCTGTATTACTGGAGATGGAAGCTCTTACAGGGGAACTGTTTCTGTTACCAGATCAGGGAAAACTTGCCAGAGCTGGACATCTCAAACACCTCACACGCATACTAGAACTGAAGAAAACTACCCCTGCAA AGGTCTTGTAGAGAACTACTGCAGGAACCCTGATAATGACAGAATGCCCTGGTGTTTCACCACAGACCCCAAGACCCGCTTTGAACACTGCAATGTGCCCAAATGTGATGACCAACCTAAATCTGGTCTGTAttaa
- the gpr31 gene encoding hydroxycarboxylic acid receptor 2, translating to MDLENNSTKEKTCQDFIDENKPLYIFYSSVVGLEFVLGLLLNITVIHVFIFKLKFWKSKTIYIFLFNLVLADILLLIGLPVKAYNFQQCNENKVVCKVQLFLQFLNRGASIAFLTVVSVYRYYSVVHPKKKNVLRILKRSPQISVLIWVLLGILTIPAMMQSFINCNSNETDELNVVVLLREIVFFTQIFIPFFVLVYCSLRIIGRLKQRSVGDNTKLKRAMILVTGVVLVFALCFLPYAFTRVVHLMRIGNVMSNEKRSVGKLYDGFVCLSYLNCLLDPILYCLSSTKFKKLYVSIYFPSRVEKEPTETSEENS from the coding sequence ATGGATCTGGAAAATAACTCCACTAAGGAGAAGACTTGCCAGGATTTCATTGACGAAAACAAGCCACTGTACATTTTCTACTCATCTGTTGTCGGCTTGGAGTTTGTTTTGGGTCTCCTTCTGAACATCACTGTCATTCATGTCTTCATCTTCAAACTCAAATTCTGGAAATCTAAAACCATCTACATTTTCCTGTTCAATCTGGTCTTGGCTGACATTTTGTTGCTGATCGGTTTGCCCGTGAAGGCTTATAACTTCCAACAGTGCAATGAAAACAAGGTGGTGTGTAAAGTTCAACTCTTCCTGCAGTTTCTCAACCGAGGAGCCAGCATCGCCTTTCTGACCGTCGTCTCCGTTTATCGTTATTACAGTGTGGTTCATCCCAAGAAGAAGAACGTCCTGAGGATTCTGAAGCGATCTCCTCAGATTTCTGTCTTAATCTGGGTGCTCCTGGGGATTCTGACTATTCCAGCCATGATGCAAAGCTTTATCAATTGCAACAGCAATGAAACGGACGAGCTCAACGTTGTGGTTCTATTGAgggaaattgtgttttttacacagATTTTCATACCCTTTTTTGTTCTTGTGTATTGTTCGTTACGGATTATCGGCAGACTTAAACAGAGATCGGTGGGGGACAATACAAAGCTCAAGAGAGCAATGATCCTGGTCACCGGAGTCGTACTGGTTTTCGCTCTTTGCTTTCTGCCCTACGCTTTCACACGAGTAGTGCATCTAATGCGCATCGGGAACGTGATGTCTAACGAAAAACGTTCTGTTGGTAAATTATACGACGGTTTTGTTTGTCTGTCGTATTTAAATTGCCTGTTGGATCCAATCCTGTACTGTCTGAGCAGCACCAAATTTAAGAAGTTATACGTGTCGATTTATTTTCCCAGTCGGGTGGAGAAGGAACCGACAGAGACGTCAGAAGAAAACTCATAA